In the Schaalia hyovaginalis genome, ATCCAGAATGTAGCCACTCGGTGCGGAGACCTCTTGAAGTGTGTAGGTGCCGACCGTGAGATTGGTGACCGTCACGACCCCTGCACGAGGATCGGTATCGGTCTGACCGGAGCAGCCGGCCGGATCGGTGGCGACGCAGTCCGCGAACTCGAGGACAGGGCCGGGCTGGCCGTCTCCAGCAGTGGGTCCACTAAGTGTCCATTTCGCCCCCGACAGGAGCGCGCCACTTCCGGGTGCGTCCGAGGTTTTCGCGCGCTTTTCGAAAGTGAGCGTCGCGCGAATGGGCTCATTCGTCAGTGTCGCCGTGACGTCCGTGCCGGAAATTGTGACGGCAAGGGGGGGCCTCGGCGCGGATGTAGCCGCTTGGTGCTGCAGTTTCTTCGATGAGGTAGCGACCATCCTTGAGTTCCGACCACACGACGAGGCCCGTGTCCGGGGTCGTCACGGTTCCGTCCGTACCTGCTGCAGGAGTCGCACCCGTGGTGATGAGCGTGTCGGTGCCGGCGTCGATCGTGCCGTTGCCATTGGTGTCGGCCCACAGGCGCACAGCGGCACCGGCCAGGGCGGACGCATCCTTGGCGTTGACCTTCGTGAGCGAGAGGGAATGCTGCGGCACATTGTTGGTGAAGGTGCACGACAGGTCCACTCCGAGCCAGGTGGACTGCGGGACGGTCACATCAATGCTTGCCGTGGTCTCCGTGACAGAGAGGTCGTCCTTCGAGGCCGAGAATACGATCGCGCCGTTTCCGTCGACGCATTGGAAACTCGGTGAGTAGCTGTTGAGGCCTTTCTCCCTGTTGATCGTCTCCGTGAATCGGAGTCTTTCTCCCGCAGTGACGGGAATCGGGCCCGCATAGGCTGATTGAACGCCGAGGTCAGTGCCCGCGGTCGTCGAAGAGTGGAGGAGTGCTCCGCTCGCCGAGAATACGGACAGAGTGAACTGATCGGTCGCGGACTGACGATTGACAATGTTCTTGTGCAGGGTTGCGCTCGGAACCCATGCCATCGACCCGGCCATGTCGACCACCTGCGTGTTGTAGAGCGAATACACGCACTGGGAGGTAGTTTCCGCAGGGGTGAAGGAACTGCCTGAGATTGGCTTGCCGGCATTGGCGGTGAGAGGATTCCACACCTGGTTGAAGTCCGTCGATGCCATGCACAGGCTTGGCGAGGTCGAGACGCTTCCAGTCGATCTGCGCGTGAGAACTGCGCTGTCGATCTTTCCGACTCTTGTTGCGGAATCTCCATTCGGGGACACTTGATGGATGTAGGACGAACCGTCGGAAAGATTCGAGGTGATGATCGTCCCATCGCTCAACGCGGCGAATCCGGTCGTCGCGCCGATGGTGTCGTATTTCTGTGCTGCAGTGTTGTAATCGCCAGTTTCCGGCAGCGTGATCGTCGGAAGCGAGAAGGAAGGGAGAAGACCCCCGGTCGCGCTCGCAAGATCCGATGAGCGAATAATGCTCATGCGCGCATAGTTGAAGGTGTTGACGACCGTCGCCGCAGAGGTGACAACGAGTGAGCCGTCGCGGGTGAAGGCGATATCACCGCTGGCTGCGTCTACGGTGTTTCCGTTAAAGATGATGGGATCAATCAGAGCCTTGCCCAGGTAGGTCGGTCCCGTTGAATCCATGTGGTAGATGTGCAGGTAAGCCGTCTTCGAGGCGTCCATGACGACCGAAGCGAAGTAGTACTTTCCATCGACGGGATTGACGGCGCCCATAGGAACCGCCTGAGCGCGACCACTGACTTCCGGCGGAACGGTCGTTTTGTCCAGGGAGAACTCTGCACCATATTTCGACCAGTAGCTCTCGCCCTGGCCGAGCCGGTAGACCTGATAGCGACCAACCTTCCCGACCTTCGTCGTGTCGTTGTTGATGCGCAGCATCGCGTAGTAGCTGCCGTCCTCGCTCGACGCGAGGGCGTTGTAGTTGATGCCGGGAATTTGGTACCAGTTCTTCGTATCGAGCGTGCTGCCGTGATCCGAGCGCACAGCCGGTACTGGGTTCGTGCTGACTGCCTTCTTTGTCGGCGCAGTGATGGTCGAGTTGATTGCCGGAAGATAGGGAAGCGCCGGAGCGATCTGTCCGTTGGCGTCGAAGTAGAGGATCTCACCGGTCGAGGTGAGGAAGATGAGCTGTCCGGACTGATCGGCGTTCAGGGTGGTGCTCGATGCGGCTGCCGGCGGGGCGTAGACCGTGGAGACGAGGACGAGGAGTGCGCTGATGAACGCTGCGCCCAGTGCCATCGCTTTTGTCCACACAGGTGTACCCACAGAGCCTCCCCGAGGTATTCGTTGACGGTGCTGCCGTTGCCGGCTGGTCCGGCCGTGTCCGACGCGATGATTATTTAAAAACATAGAAAACATAGAGCAGGATCGATTCCTTGGCAAGTTCAAGCGCTTTCCGTCACGTTTCGCGCCAGGTTAAAGAAGACCGCAGAATAGAGCCCAAAAGTCCCATCCTGCACAAACGTGCACAATCTGGAAGGTGTATCTGGTCTTCTGTTGCGCTCCCCGAGATTCTGGGACCATAGCGAGCGTTGAGAGCGTCGGGAGGCGTGTGGGCGGGGAAGTGGGCCGTCGAAGTGTGAAACGCGCCATGAATAACAAGTGGCGCACGCTCTCCGCAGGGGGTAGTCTTCCATATGCATCAACATCAATTGATGCGCAGGGTTGTTACTCGCAATGAGGCAAGACCTGGGAACACGCACACGCGTGGGCCCGGGTCTTTTTTGTTGCCCGAACCGCCCGCAGTCCTCATCAACAGCTTCGGCTCGCCATCGGGCCGGAAAGAAAGGATGGACAGGGATGTCCACCGAC is a window encoding:
- a CDS encoding prealbumin-like fold domain-containing protein, which translates into the protein MALGAAFISALLVLVSTVYAPPAAASSTTLNADQSGQLIFLTSTGEILYFDANGQIAPALPYLPAINSTITAPTKKAVSTNPVPAVRSDHGSTLDTKNWYQIPGINYNALASSEDGSYYAMLRINNDTTKVGKVGRYQVYRLGQGESYWSKYGAEFSLDKTTVPPEVSGRAQAVPMGAVNPVDGKYYFASVVMDASKTAYLHIYHMDSTGPTYLGKALIDPIIFNGNTVDAASGDIAFTRDGSLVVTSAATVVNTFNYARMSIIRSSDLASATGGLLPSFSLPTITLPETGDYNTAAQKYDTIGATTGFAALSDGTIITSNLSDGSSYIHQVSPNGDSATRVGKIDSAVLTRRSTGSVSTSPSLCMASTDFNQVWNPLTANAGKPISGSSFTPAETTSQCVYSLYNTQVVDMAGSMAWVPSATLHKNIVNRQSATDQFTLSVFSASGALLHSSTTAGTDLGVQSAYAGPIPVTAGERLRFTETINREKGLNSYSPSFQCVDGNGAIVFSASKDDLSVTETTASIDVTVPQSTWLGVDLSCTFTNNVPQHSLSLTKVNAKDASALAGAAVRLWADTNGNGTIDAGTDTLITTGATPAAGTDGTVTTPDTGLVVWSELKDGRYLIEETAAPSGYIRAEAPPCRHNFRHGRHGDTDE